One region of Enterobacter ludwigii genomic DNA includes:
- a CDS encoding cobalt-precorrin-7 (C(5))-methyltransferase, with product MLTVVGMGPAGLHLMTPAAREAIECADALVGGKRHLLQFPAFCGETFVLGANIPALLAWVEARQEKKVVIVASGDPLFYGIGSRMVAHFGMARVRIIPGISAVQYLCAQAGIDMNEMWLTSSHGRSVNVDELARHRKVAMVTDSQCGPKEIAAQLVARGKGHRWMVIGENLAMENERIHWLPVSVVSADYEMNAVVILDER from the coding sequence ATGTTAACGGTCGTGGGAATGGGGCCTGCGGGATTGCATCTGATGACGCCCGCTGCGCGTGAAGCCATTGAGTGTGCCGATGCGCTGGTCGGCGGAAAACGTCATCTGCTGCAGTTCCCGGCGTTTTGCGGCGAGACGTTTGTCCTGGGCGCCAACATTCCGGCGCTGCTGGCCTGGGTTGAGGCGCGTCAGGAGAAAAAGGTGGTGATTGTCGCCTCCGGCGATCCGCTGTTTTACGGCATCGGATCGCGGATGGTGGCGCATTTCGGTATGGCGCGCGTGCGCATTATTCCCGGTATCAGCGCGGTGCAGTACCTGTGCGCGCAGGCGGGCATTGATATGAATGAGATGTGGCTCACCAGCAGCCATGGTCGCAGCGTAAATGTTGATGAGCTTGCACGGCATCGCAAAGTGGCGATGGTCACCGATAGCCAGTGCGGGCCGAAAGAGATTGCCGCGCAGCTGGTGGCACGCGGTAAGGGCCATCGCTGGATGGTGATTGGTGAAAACCTGGCGATGGAAAACGAACGGATCCACTGGCTGCCCGTCAGTGTGGTTAGTGCCGACTATGAAATGAATGCAGTGGTGATCCTCGATGAAAGATGA